From a single Coriobacteriaceae bacterium genomic region:
- a CDS encoding sugar phosphate isomerase/epimerase: MSETKPTLRREQIAGMNIHYIMWSLDYFLDTQQRLGFESIELWCAEPHVTLDHTGYFEAEVLAKKAADRGLRYRTLCPENVVYPWQYCARKPLHEQRSLAYFKHGIELAEVLGCDRMSVNSGWGDWDEDREEAWKRSREHLSILAEYAGEHGLVLTMESLRPEESNLVTTVADAKRMIDEVASPYLQPMVDTTAMGVAGESLEDWFAAFGDGAIHEMHFIDGDPYGHLVWGDGKHDMDAFVATLNAHGFDGMLGQEITDGRYFDDPAAADAKNMAAFEKYLID; the protein is encoded by the coding sequence ATGTCTGAAACCAAACCGACGCTGCGTCGCGAGCAGATCGCGGGCATGAACATCCACTACATCATGTGGTCGCTCGACTATTTTTTGGATACGCAACAGCGCCTGGGCTTTGAGTCCATCGAGCTGTGGTGCGCCGAGCCCCATGTGACGCTCGATCACACTGGGTATTTTGAGGCCGAGGTTCTGGCGAAAAAGGCCGCCGACCGTGGTCTGCGCTATCGGACGCTCTGTCCCGAGAACGTGGTCTACCCATGGCAGTATTGCGCTCGTAAGCCGCTCCATGAGCAGCGGAGCCTGGCGTACTTCAAGCATGGCATCGAGCTTGCCGAGGTGCTGGGATGCGACCGCATGTCCGTAAACTCGGGTTGGGGTGACTGGGACGAGGATCGCGAAGAGGCGTGGAAGCGCAGTCGCGAGCACCTATCCATCTTGGCGGAGTATGCCGGCGAGCACGGTCTGGTGCTAACGATGGAGAGCCTGCGTCCCGAGGAGAGCAACCTTGTGACGACCGTCGCCGATGCTAAGCGCATGATTGATGAGGTCGCGAGTCCGTACCTGCAGCCTATGGTCGATACGACCGCAATGGGCGTTGCGGGTGAGTCGCTCGAGGACTGGTTTGCCGCATTTGGCGACGGTGCGATCCACGAGATGCACTTTATCGACGGCGATCCCTATGGCCATCTGGTCTGGGGTGACGGCAAGCACGATATGGATGCCTTCGTCGCCACGCTCAACGCCCATGGTTTCGATGGCATGTTGGGCCAGGAAATCACGGACGGTCGCTACTTCGATGATCCGGCGGCGGCAGATGCCAAGAACATGGCCGCCTTCGAGAAGTATCTGATTGACTAG
- a CDS encoding amidohydrolase family protein, translating to MSDRLTVLTSKSVFTGTEDQPFEGFVAVRGNRIEAVGSAGEADSFLAQADEVIDCGDRTVMPGLVDVHTFYTGWALRSLGADLSEASDVDEVVALLRLWKDAHLDCAAAFGHDLPASLAEGAENEKTAAALDDAFGDVPVVCFTPGAETCVLNAAASERYGFTPEACYAEKTWRMMRDFLALPEVRAGYSDYMAMLNARGVTAIKEMAFDDYYGFADEMARREESGELTVRVSMMSQPVGAGANLSYARAARDRFQGPFVRFSGFNRMTDRGVWAGLAEMIDPYEETADAGAAGKTVVEEPEWGLIEDELRAIDAEGFRYSLHCQGDGAVRHTVALYASLPRDEHGVMLRRHAITDLENSDPEDLALFGKLGGICEVYPQILTLDKREDCLSMMRRQIGEVRLLHSWNRRGMEDAGCTVCCGTDLPLLIPSLGESVFSACGGFFADGLSVNEGNTLTIAELLRAWTAGGAYDLMREDELGTLEAGKLADICVLDRDVFGLDYHDACDLAVDMTMSDGRIVFDRNKEV from the coding sequence ATGTCCGATCGTTTGACGGTGCTGACGTCCAAGAGCGTCTTCACCGGTACGGAAGACCAGCCGTTTGAAGGTTTTGTCGCGGTACGCGGCAATCGGATTGAAGCCGTCGGTAGCGCTGGCGAGGCAGACTCGTTTCTCGCCCAGGCAGATGAGGTGATCGATTGTGGCGACAGAACGGTCATGCCTGGCTTGGTCGATGTGCATACGTTCTATACGGGCTGGGCGTTGCGGAGCTTGGGAGCCGACTTATCCGAAGCCTCTGACGTCGACGAAGTGGTAGCGCTTCTGCGTTTGTGGAAGGATGCCCATCTCGATTGTGCCGCCGCCTTTGGGCACGACCTTCCCGCATCGCTCGCCGAAGGCGCCGAGAATGAAAAAACGGCGGCAGCGCTCGACGACGCCTTCGGAGACGTTCCTGTTGTTTGCTTTACTCCGGGTGCCGAGACGTGCGTTCTCAACGCCGCCGCCAGCGAGCGCTATGGTTTTACGCCCGAGGCCTGCTACGCCGAGAAGACCTGGCGTATGATGCGGGACTTCCTGGCGCTTCCCGAGGTACGCGCCGGGTATTCTGATTACATGGCGATGCTGAACGCTCGCGGTGTCACGGCTATCAAAGAGATGGCCTTCGACGACTATTACGGATTTGCCGACGAGATGGCGCGTCGTGAGGAATCTGGCGAGCTGACGGTTCGCGTCTCCATGATGTCGCAGCCGGTGGGCGCCGGGGCGAATCTGTCCTATGCTCGTGCGGCGCGCGATCGCTTCCAGGGACCGTTTGTTCGTTTCTCGGGCTTCAACCGTATGACCGATCGTGGCGTGTGGGCAGGACTTGCCGAGATGATCGATCCTTATGAGGAGACGGCCGATGCAGGGGCTGCCGGCAAGACGGTTGTCGAGGAGCCCGAGTGGGGTTTGATTGAGGACGAGCTGCGCGCGATTGATGCCGAGGGCTTCCGTTACTCGCTTCATTGTCAGGGTGACGGCGCCGTTCGCCACACCGTTGCGCTGTATGCTTCGCTGCCGCGAGATGAACACGGAGTCATGCTTCGACGCCATGCGATTACCGACCTCGAGAACTCTGATCCGGAAGACCTTGCCCTGTTTGGCAAGCTGGGCGGAATCTGCGAGGTCTACCCCCAGATCCTCACGCTCGATAAACGCGAGGACTGCCTGTCGATGATGCGTCGGCAGATCGGCGAGGTCCGACTGCTGCACAGCTGGAACCGTCGCGGTATGGAAGACGCGGGGTGCACGGTGTGCTGTGGCACCGACCTCCCGCTCTTGATTCCGAGCTTGGGCGAATCAGTATTTAGCGCATGCGGCGGTTTCTTTGCCGACGGTTTGTCCGTGAATGAGGGCAATACGCTGACGATTGCCGAGCTCCTTCGTGCGTGGACGGCAGGGGGCGCATATGACCTCATGCGCGAGGATGAGCTGGGGACGCTCGAGGCCGGTAAGCTTGCCGACATCTGTGTGCTCGATCGCGATGTGTTTGGCCTTGACTACCATGATGCTTGTGACCTTGCTGTTGATATGACCATGTCGGACGGACGTATCGTGTTCGACCGAAATAAGGAGGTTTAG
- a CDS encoding YfcC family protein, which yields MSDTKAKKTNRRFKFKLPHVYTIMFLLIVVFAVLTWVVPSGQYQRKTISTAAGEREVAVAGTYEQVDKNYTDSEAGETVNLGQDIFAVLQAPTKGIQEAADVVAFVLLIGGSFAIITKTNALNAGMSRVIKKLKNKDILIIPITMTLLSICGTTFGMSEEALPFYAIFIPIMMGIGYDSMTAFIICFLGPNLGYCASTIDPFNVLIAQGIIGIEGNPQLWLRAVAWVIFTAAGIAWAMRYAMRVKKNPKSSVTFEDDKLKRIEFSVTDASIEEEFTTRQKLVLIDFAGGMALIVWGLVTQGWYMNEISAVFLGMGLLAGILGGLDQQTIADEFVKGLADFAYAAVVIGIARGILVIAEGGMIIDTILQALATLLAGAPAAVYTTFMYVVLGLLSFLVPSSSGLAALTMPVMGPLTELMGLNPEAAVTALQFANQTINTISPVAGMTVAGLAVAKISFGQWWKTIWKFFIFMVVFGLVITAISGMLPA from the coding sequence ATGTCAGATACGAAGGCGAAGAAGACAAACAGACGTTTCAAATTCAAATTACCGCACGTCTATACGATCATGTTCTTGCTGATCGTGGTTTTTGCAGTTTTAACCTGGGTCGTTCCTTCTGGCCAATACCAGCGCAAGACGATCTCGACTGCGGCAGGCGAGCGCGAAGTCGCCGTTGCCGGAACCTATGAACAGGTCGATAAGAACTATACCGATTCCGAGGCCGGCGAGACCGTTAACCTGGGCCAAGATATCTTTGCGGTCCTGCAGGCGCCTACTAAGGGTATTCAAGAGGCCGCCGACGTCGTTGCGTTCGTCTTGCTGATCGGCGGCTCGTTCGCGATCATCACCAAGACCAACGCGCTTAACGCCGGTATGAGCCGCGTGATTAAAAAGCTCAAAAACAAAGACATCCTCATCATTCCTATTACCATGACGCTGTTGTCCATTTGCGGCACCACGTTTGGCATGTCTGAGGAAGCCCTGCCGTTCTATGCCATCTTCATCCCCATCATGATGGGCATCGGATATGACTCCATGACGGCATTTATCATCTGCTTCCTCGGTCCCAACTTGGGCTACTGCGCCTCGACGATTGACCCGTTCAACGTTTTGATCGCGCAGGGCATCATTGGCATCGAGGGCAACCCGCAGCTGTGGTTGCGTGCCGTTGCATGGGTTATTTTCACCGCCGCCGGCATCGCATGGGCCATGCGTTATGCCATGCGCGTCAAGAAGAACCCCAAGTCGTCCGTTACGTTCGAGGACGACAAACTCAAGCGCATTGAGTTCTCCGTGACCGATGCTTCCATCGAGGAAGAGTTCACCACTCGCCAGAAGCTCGTGCTGATTGATTTTGCCGGTGGTATGGCGCTTATCGTGTGGGGTCTTGTTACGCAGGGCTGGTATATGAACGAGATCTCTGCCGTGTTCCTTGGCATGGGGCTGCTCGCCGGTATCCTGGGCGGTCTTGACCAGCAGACCATTGCCGATGAGTTCGTTAAGGGTCTTGCCGACTTTGCCTACGCAGCCGTCGTTATCGGTATCGCTCGCGGCATTCTGGTCATCGCCGAGGGCGGCATGATTATCGACACCATCCTTCAGGCACTTGCCACTCTGCTTGCTGGAGCCCCTGCCGCCGTGTACACCACGTTCATGTACGTTGTCCTTGGTCTCCTGTCCTTCCTGGTTCCTTCGAGCTCCGGCCTGGCCGCGCTTACCATGCCTGTCATGGGTCCTTTGACCGAGCTTATGGGCCTCAACCCCGAAGCCGCCGTAACGGCGCTGCAGTTTGCCAACCAGACCATTAACACCATTAGCCCCGTGGCAGGTATGACGGTGGCGGGCCTTGCCGTGGCAAAGATCTCGTTTGGCCAATGGTGGAAGACCATCTGGAAGTTCTTCATCTTCATGGTCGTGTTTGGCTTGGTCATTACCGCCATCTCCGGCATGCTTCCGGCGTAA
- a CDS encoding GntR family transcriptional regulator: MPSTEGLTDGKAAIPLYQQVIDIIKNDINSGTYKAGARIPNEFELAESYKVGRVTVRRAIEELVQQGYLTKQQGRGTFVNAPKLKRKIRQKDDVQSFSDACRVNEMEPGARIVSRKVLPADATEAQFFGVPAGSELICIERVRTADGIPVMLENNTYVYEDNAFLAKADLTDQSIFEVVREQTGRGPARTEPCTLEIACASPEVARLLSVPTGEPLFYMEAYFYDEQQRPFIIGRQRIVGSRYVFDI, from the coding sequence ATGCCATCGACTGAAGGGTTGACCGACGGAAAAGCGGCAATCCCGCTATATCAACAGGTTATCGATATCATCAAAAATGACATCAATTCTGGTACCTATAAGGCGGGCGCTCGGATACCGAATGAATTCGAATTGGCCGAAAGCTACAAAGTTGGTCGCGTTACCGTTCGGCGGGCCATTGAGGAGCTCGTGCAGCAGGGCTACCTAACCAAGCAGCAGGGGAGGGGCACGTTTGTAAACGCCCCCAAGCTCAAGCGTAAAATCCGCCAGAAGGACGACGTTCAGAGTTTTTCGGACGCCTGCCGCGTCAACGAGATGGAGCCCGGGGCGCGTATTGTCTCAAGAAAAGTGTTGCCGGCCGATGCTACCGAAGCGCAGTTTTTTGGCGTTCCCGCTGGGTCGGAGCTGATCTGCATCGAACGCGTGCGCACCGCCGATGGCATCCCCGTGATGCTCGAGAACAACACGTACGTTTATGAAGACAACGCCTTTTTGGCGAAGGCGGACCTTACCGATCAATCAATTTTCGAGGTCGTGCGCGAACAGACGGGTCGCGGGCCTGCTCGCACCGAGCCGTGCACGCTTGAGATCGCGTGTGCGTCACCCGAAGTCGCCCGGCTGCTGTCCGTTCCCACGGGAGAGCCTCTGTTTTATATGGAGGCATATTTCTATGACGAGCAGCAGCGGCCGTTTATCATCGGCCGACAGCGGATTGTAGGATCGCGCTACGTTTTTGATATTTAG
- a CDS encoding HAD family phosphatase yields the protein MVRASACGRLFVREGAVSAFPFDAVIFDMDGVIVDTEYYYLGETAAFAKELGLNLTQEELNGQVGTSHQFFLHMLVDWFERAGKGHFTGEEALARWDEWAHKRPRDYQTLINPGAVETIRELPRRGVRVALASSSPMDSIEEVLDACGLSDAFEYVVSGEQFKESKPEPDIYLHALDLLGLPADRCCCVEDSVPGITAGKRAGLTVIAKREERFGFSQDAADKIIDQLPELLELA from the coding sequence ATGGTTCGGGCGTCCGCTTGCGGGCGCCTTTTTGTTAGGGAGGGTGCCGTGTCCGCATTTCCGTTCGACGCCGTTATCTTTGACATGGACGGTGTCATCGTCGATACCGAGTATTATTACCTGGGGGAGACCGCTGCGTTTGCCAAAGAGCTTGGGCTGAACCTGACCCAAGAGGAGTTGAACGGGCAGGTTGGTACCTCGCACCAGTTCTTCTTGCATATGCTGGTCGATTGGTTTGAGCGCGCCGGAAAGGGACACTTTACCGGCGAGGAGGCGCTGGCCCGCTGGGATGAGTGGGCGCATAAACGCCCGCGCGATTATCAGACCTTGATCAATCCGGGCGCCGTGGAGACGATTCGCGAGCTCCCGCGTCGCGGCGTTCGCGTGGCGCTGGCCAGTTCGTCTCCCATGGACAGCATCGAGGAAGTGCTCGATGCGTGCGGCCTGTCGGATGCCTTTGAGTACGTGGTGAGCGGCGAGCAGTTTAAGGAGAGCAAGCCCGAACCCGATATTTACCTGCATGCGCTGGATCTGCTGGGATTGCCTGCGGACCGTTGCTGCTGCGTCGAGGACTCCGTCCCTGGCATCACTGCCGGCAAGCGAGCGGGTCTGACGGTGATCGCCAAGCGCGAGGAGCGCTTCGGCTTTAGCCAGGATGCCGCTGACAAGATCATCGACCAGCTGCCGGAGCTGCTGGAGCTTGCGTAG
- a CDS encoding Cof-type HAD-IIB family hydrolase has translation MAIKAIAMDIDGTLTNDQKVISPRTREKLLAAQESGIKLILASGRPAWGLHALAQELDLQNHDGLLVAFNGAHVVDAQTDEVLFDQAMPVDELHRLLDHLRNFDVIPMISLGRDLHVVDSYLCMITLPDGSQKNIVKYERDACDLKIREVESLHEVADAYPVDKLLTAGDPAYLQAHHEEMYAPFTETLSGMFTADWYFEFTAPGIDKARALQGALPKLGIDASEVVSFGDGQNDKSMIEWAGTGVAMGNAVDEVKAVAQMVTADNNEDGIAVALDRLLG, from the coding sequence ATGGCAATCAAGGCCATTGCAATGGATATCGACGGTACGCTCACCAACGACCAGAAGGTGATCAGCCCGCGCACGCGCGAGAAGCTGCTCGCGGCGCAGGAGTCGGGCATCAAGCTCATCTTGGCTTCGGGCCGTCCCGCATGGGGGCTTCATGCTCTGGCGCAGGAGCTCGATCTTCAGAACCACGATGGCCTGCTGGTGGCTTTTAATGGTGCGCACGTGGTCGATGCTCAGACCGACGAGGTGCTGTTTGACCAGGCTATGCCGGTCGACGAGCTGCACCGTCTGCTCGACCACCTGCGCAACTTTGACGTGATTCCCATGATCTCGCTCGGTCGCGACCTGCATGTCGTGGACTCGTACCTTTGCATGATCACGCTGCCTGACGGCTCGCAGAAGAATATCGTCAAGTATGAGCGCGACGCGTGCGATCTTAAGATTCGCGAGGTCGAGAGCCTTCATGAAGTCGCGGATGCTTACCCCGTAGACAAACTGCTCACCGCGGGCGATCCGGCCTATCTGCAGGCGCATCACGAGGAGATGTACGCGCCCTTTACCGAGACGCTTTCGGGCATGTTCACGGCCGATTGGTACTTTGAGTTTACGGCGCCCGGTATCGATAAGGCCCGCGCGCTGCAGGGCGCTCTGCCCAAGCTGGGTATCGATGCCAGTGAGGTCGTTTCGTTTGGCGACGGTCAGAACGATAAGTCCATGATCGAGTGGGCCGGCACCGGTGTCGCCATGGGCAACGCCGTCGATGAGGTCAAGGCCGTGGCCCAGATGGTGACCGCCGATAACAACGAAGACGGCATCGCGGTGGCACTCGATAGGCTGCTGGGTTAG
- a CDS encoding ATP-dependent Clp protease proteolytic subunit, giving the protein MDTIQPPIISPLTMRESARGITLSSVYDEMLARRELSVVGDINSSMAHDLCQQIRLLAATDPAAPITIFIASPGGNVRAGLAIYDTMRLSPCPIHTVCLELAASMGAIIFMGGDERRMAPHAELMIHDPLIPQGAGGSALALQETSRRLMQTRKALTQILSDRSGLSAKRIQTLTAKDTYLSAERAVELGFAHEILSTTKEVAHV; this is encoded by the coding sequence ATGGACACCATCCAGCCCCCTATCATCAGCCCGCTCACGATGCGCGAATCGGCCCGCGGCATCACGCTCAGCTCCGTCTACGACGAGATGCTCGCACGCCGCGAGCTCTCCGTCGTGGGCGACATCAACAGCTCGATGGCCCACGACCTGTGCCAGCAGATCCGTCTGCTCGCGGCCACCGACCCCGCAGCCCCCATCACGATCTTTATCGCCAGCCCCGGCGGCAACGTACGAGCCGGCCTTGCCATCTACGACACCATGCGCCTCTCGCCCTGCCCCATCCACACCGTCTGCCTGGAGCTCGCCGCCTCCATGGGAGCAATCATCTTTATGGGCGGTGACGAGCGCCGTATGGCGCCCCATGCCGAGCTCATGATTCACGACCCGCTGATCCCCCAGGGAGCAGGCGGCTCGGCACTTGCGCTGCAGGAAACCAGCCGGCGTCTCATGCAGACCCGCAAGGCCCTGACGCAAATCCTGTCTGATCGCAGCGGCCTTTCGGCCAAGCGTATCCAAACACTCACGGCAAAGGATACGTACCTTTCGGCCGAGCGCGCCGTCGAGCTCGGCTTTGCCCACGAAATCCTCTCGACCACCAAGGAGGTCGCCCATGTCTAA
- a CDS encoding type IV secretory system conjugative DNA transfer family protein yields MSNLASRLAASESALSTILAKDRTLSCDTRQTGLNNNALVIGPSGAGKTRNVLKPNLLQMNASYIVLDTKGTLCREVGPVLAAHGYRVQCLNFADLNTVPALAPGIERCGYNPLRHIRRKADGRPNQQDILSVAKAICPIEDNNQPFWDHAAANLLSCLIAYVTEQLPADEQTISSVIKLIEHLQDGATGRLFDDLITTDPQSYALSLWRRYAITQNAERMHASIVGILAEKVMCLGFDGAAQLYRECHQVDFASMGHTPCALFVTVSDIDRNLDPLTGLFISQAFMGLIREADRQPDGSLPVPVRFMLDDFANLQIPQIDNVLSIIRSRNIWATLLLQSTNQLDALYGEARARSIMGNCDTHLVLAFQDPESARVFSDRADALPSTLMATPIDRSWLFVRGHTPEQVERFRLEDHPLYGELPEAQRGHAETEI; encoded by the coding sequence ATGTCTAACCTCGCCAGCCGCCTCGCCGCATCTGAGTCCGCATTGTCCACCATCCTCGCCAAGGATCGAACGCTTTCCTGCGACACCCGCCAAACGGGACTCAACAACAATGCACTTGTGATCGGCCCCTCGGGAGCCGGCAAGACCCGAAACGTCCTCAAGCCCAACCTACTGCAAATGAACGCAAGCTACATCGTGCTCGACACCAAAGGCACGCTCTGTCGCGAAGTGGGACCCGTGCTGGCAGCCCACGGTTACCGCGTGCAATGTCTCAACTTCGCCGACCTCAACACCGTCCCGGCCCTTGCGCCCGGCATCGAGCGCTGCGGCTACAACCCCCTGAGGCACATTCGCCGCAAGGCGGACGGCAGGCCCAACCAGCAGGACATCCTCTCGGTGGCAAAGGCCATCTGCCCCATCGAGGACAACAACCAGCCTTTTTGGGATCATGCGGCGGCAAACCTGCTGTCGTGTCTTATCGCCTACGTCACCGAACAGCTACCCGCCGACGAGCAGACGATCAGCTCGGTCATCAAGCTGATCGAGCACCTGCAGGACGGTGCCACGGGTCGATTGTTTGACGACCTGATCACGACCGACCCCCAAAGCTATGCCCTCTCGCTATGGCGGCGCTACGCCATTACGCAAAATGCCGAGCGCATGCACGCGAGCATCGTCGGCATCCTTGCCGAAAAGGTCATGTGTCTGGGATTCGACGGTGCGGCACAGCTCTATCGTGAGTGCCATCAGGTGGACTTCGCTTCCATGGGACACACCCCCTGCGCCCTGTTTGTAACCGTGAGCGATATTGACCGCAATCTCGATCCGCTGACCGGCCTCTTTATTTCGCAGGCGTTTATGGGCCTCATTCGTGAGGCCGATAGGCAGCCCGACGGCAGCCTGCCCGTGCCCGTGCGCTTTATGCTCGATGACTTCGCAAATCTGCAGATCCCCCAGATCGACAACGTGCTCTCGATTATCCGAAGCCGCAACATCTGGGCAACGCTGCTATTGCAGTCGACCAATCAGCTCGATGCGCTCTATGGCGAGGCACGCGCACGCTCCATCATGGGCAACTGCGACACGCATCTGGTGCTGGCGTTCCAGGATCCCGAGAGCGCCCGGGTGTTTTCCGACCGCGCCGACGCACTGCCCAGCACGCTCATGGCGACGCCGATCGATCGCTCGTGGCTCTTTGT